The following are encoded together in the Balaenoptera acutorostrata chromosome 9, mBalAcu1.1, whole genome shotgun sequence genome:
- the LOC103009882 gene encoding LOW QUALITY PROTEIN: olfactory receptor 9Q1-like (The sequence of the model RefSeq protein was modified relative to this genomic sequence to represent the inferred CDS: substituted 1 base at 1 genomic stop codon), with protein MAEKNLTLVTKFLLMAFIDCPEWALPLFLLFLFIYLITLLGNLGMIILIRLDLXLHTPMYFLLSHLLLLDTCYSFVTVPLMMAVLLEPRAALSYTLCAAQFFLFTFFGSIDCYLLALMANDLYVAVCQPLLYVTIMRRKAWGGAYVAGVFSALVWKVSAFTLSFCGTNEIDFILCDLPPLLKITCGDSYTQEVVIIVFAIFVIPTCMVVISVSYLIILAVMRIPSAGGRAKTFWTCTSHLTAVLLFFGTLIFMYLRDNSGQSSEEDRVVSVFYITVIPTLNPLVYGLRNKEVTEALRNILNRARLS; from the exons ATGGCAGAGAAGAACCTCACCTTGGTGACCAAATTCCTCCTCATGGCATTCATTGACTGTCCTGAATGGGCACTACCTCTCTTCCTCCTgtttctatttatctatctcaTCACCCTGTTGGGGAACTTGGGCATGATTATCCTGATCCGCTTGGATCTCTGACTCCACACCCCCATGTACTTCCTTCTGAGTCACCTCTTGCTCCTGGACACCTGCTACTCGTTCGTCACTGTGCCTCTGATGATGGCTGTGTTGCTGGAGCCCAGGGCCGCTTTATCCTACACACTCTGTGCTGCCCAGTTCTTTCTCTTCACCTTCTTTGGCTCCATTGACTGCTACCTCCTGGCCCTCATGGCGAATGACCTCTACGTGGCCGTGTGCCAACCCCTGCTTTATGTCACTATCATGAGGAGGAAGGCCTG gggggGGGCTTACGTTGCTGGTGTCTTCAGCGCCTTGGTGTGGAAGGTCTCAGCTTTCACGCTCTCCTTTTGTGGAACCAATGAGATTGACTTCATTTTATGTGACCTCCCTCCTCTCTTAAAGATAACCTGTGGGGATAGCTACACTCAGGAAGTGGTAATTATTGTGTTTGCCATTTTTGTCATCCCTACCTGCATGGTGGTGATTTCGGTGTCCTACCTGATCATCTTGGCCGTTATGAGGATTCCCTCTGCAGGCGGCCGGGCCAAGACTTTCTGGACGTGTACCTCCCACCTCACTGCAGTGTTACTCTTCTTTGGGACCCTCATCTTCATGTATCTGAGAGATAACTCTGGCCAGTCCTCGGAGGAGGACCGGGTGGTGTCTGTGTTTTACATAACAGTGATCCCCACGTTGAACCCTCTCGTCTACGGCCTGAGGAACAAGGAAGTGACGGAGGCTCTGAGGAACATTCTCAACAGAGCCAGGTTGTCTTAG